TTGTCCTATTTCCACTGGTCAAAGTAATAGATGAGCCGGGTTCAAGTCCCAAAGGAACAGCAATATCCGATCCTACCATTACCTGTTCACTTCCGGAGCCTGTATCCGAAATCCATTCCCCTTCAATATTCCACCAGGGTTTCAATTCTTTTTCATCTTCTACAGAAACTCCCATTACAACAACGGAAGAATTGCTAATTTCCGCAACTCCATACAATCGTGGAGCAACAACTGCCAGGTTGCCGCTATTCTGTATTGTATAGATCTTTGGAACATCCGATTCGGGAATATAGTTTTCACCTGTAGAAAGGGAACCAATTGATGTTGATCCAACTACAAGCGGAACATCGGTTACCTGTGGTCTCACAATGATATTTGCACCGAACTTGGTCGACTCTTCATAAAGACTATCAGACGCAGCTGAGAAAGTCGTAACAACCGCAACAATTGCAGCTGCAGCAACCACCACTCCCAGTATTGCAATCGCAAGTTTGGATTTCCTGCGAAGAAGATCTTTCAATACAATAGAATCTAAACGCATTTTTAACCTCAAAATTTAATGGCTTGAAACAATACCCTGTTACACCAACCTGTGTAACACCCCACTATACACTAGGTGTAAAACGTATTTTAACTTTACGCCTATTGTAAAACACACCATATACCCGGCTCATAAGGTTTATATTCGTTTACAACAATTGTAAACCATGGTTAAAGTGGATAGGATTAACCTGTCAAATGAAGGATTAACTAAATTCTTCAGCCCTACTGAAGCACAAATAATGGGTGTTCTGTGGGCACATGACGAGCTTACCACATCAGAAATCACTACAAAAACCGACATTTCACTTTCCAGTGTCGCAGGCACTTTGGATAGACTGGTCAAAGCAGGTTTTGCACAGCGGCATATTGACAAGAATGCGCATCCTGTAAGGTATGTCTATTCTGCATCAGATTCAATTGAGGAAACCGCTAATTCAATAACAAGACGTGTGCTTGACAGCCTTGTAGATACTTTCGGGAAAGTGGCTGTCGATAATTTCCACAATTACCAAAAGAAAGAATAATTCTTTTTGATGATTGGCATGGGTGTAATAGAAGAGGGAGTGGCATGCTATGTAGCATGCGTAAATAATTCAGGCTACCTGCCTATTATACTCCTGTTGGCAGTATCAACCATGCTTCTACTCCTTGCTTATCTGAAAACCCAGACACCTCTTTTGCGGATATTCTCATTTGCAGGAGTGCAACTTTCGATGATAGGAATAATTTCTCTTATCATACTTGCGATGGAGTGTAGCGGAATGCTGGCATTGCAAATATATCTTGGATATGTTGCGATTTCAACACCAGTAATCATCCTGTTTCCCAGGATGTACTATAAGATACTGATTCGAAGGTTCAATGCGAAACCTGTATCTGATATTGTCTCATGGCCTCAGGAATTTGCAAATGAACTGGCTGGCGGGGCAAAAGTGTATTATTTTGATTCTGCTGTTCCAAAAGCATTTACCTCCGGGAAAGCAATTTTCGTTTCACTCGGTATGCTTGAACTTTTCAGTGAAGATGAAATAAAAGCTGTACTTGCACATGAAATCTGGCATTTCAGAAACCGTGCAAAAACACCTGTTTTAAGGCAGCTTTCAGCAATGACTTTTACAAGATACAAGTCTGAGCCGGAACTTGAAGTTCTCGCTGATGAATTTGCACAGAAAGTTGTTAGCAAGGATGCTCTGGAATCCGCAAGGAAACAGGTTGAAAATTGATTTCTGAAGCTTATTCTTCGGCTCCACAGGAAGAATACCCCTCAGCAATAACCGGGATTTCAAATGTGAAAGTGCTTCCTTTTCCAACCTCACTTTCAACCAATATACTGCCGCCATGCATCTCAACATGCTGTTTGACAAGGGCAAGCCCTAAACCGGTTCCCTCATATTTGCGGGCATGGGAAGCGTCAACCTGCCTGAATGGTTCAAAAATAATCCCCAGATCCTCCTCCTCAATCCCAATTCCAGTATCGGAAACTGAAACCTGAATATATCCTTCAATACATCTGGATTTAACCACTACTTTTCCGTTTTCAGGTGTAAACTTAATAGCGTTACCAATACAGATTGTACATTATTTGCCTGAGCTTGGTCCTGTCAGCACATATTTTCACATCATTGGGCTTCAAATCGAGCTCAATAATAATGTTCTTTTTCTGTGCCATTAGTTTCATGGAATTTTCAACCTCAAAAATTACCTCTGACAAACTAATCATTTCAGGATTGAAATCCATGTTTCCTGCCTCTACCTTTGAGATATCCAGAATATCATTGATGAGGCTGAGTAAATGCTTTCCACTTTTTGATATATTGCTTAAATAGCGGGTTTGCCTTTCAGTAAGATCGGCCTCGGAATCTCCAAGAAGTACATCAGAGAAACCAATAATGGAATTCAAAGGAGTTCTAAGCTCATGGCTCATGTTAGCCAAAAACTCTGATTTTATACGAATCAATTCCTCAGAGATATTTCTGGCACGAGCAAGGGCATGCTCAGCAAGCTTGTAAGTTGTTATATCCACAATAATGATCAGGACATCATCATCCATGCTGCCGATTATGCGAGCCTCATAATCACGGATATCATCATTCACTGAAAGCTGGTATTGGAAATTTTGCGCTTCACCGGTTTGGAACGCCTGGTCAATTGCATGCATAACCTGCTTCGCAACATCTTTGGGGAGAACATCACAAATCTTCTTGCCCAGGAATTCTTCTTCAGGTACAAGAGTTGCTTCTCCTGAATGGGCCTGATAATCTAAAAATGTCCCATCTCTTTTGCACTCAAATGCTAAAACCGGCAATGCATCCAGTATAGCCCGGTTTTTCCTGTCGCTCTCATAGAGTGCCCATTCGCTTTTCAAAATGCTATTGTCCGTTCTTTTCAGGATGATATAATAAAGGGTTGAAAGAATTCCGAAAATAAGTACCAGAAAAACAATTACAAACTTCAGATGATTGGAAAATGCTTCCTCACTTGCAGTAACATCCTGCAATATGAACAAATCTCCTATTTCATTTCCAGCACTATCCGTCAGAGGAATCCCCGAAACCACCCATATTCTCTCACCGTTCCTGAGTTTTTTTGATTCGTGGGAAGACCCCTGAGAAACGGTAAAATCATGAATATTCGAAATATCGTACAGGAATTCATCAGGCAATGCAATAGTACTGTATGTAAGAACCTGATCAGGGTAAGCATCCCAGTTGTGATCCCTGCCAAGCATCTCCATACCTGATTCCCAATGCTCGCGGTAGAGTTCATTTTTATGAATGAAGATCATCATTTCAGTACGTGATCTGGAGGCAGAGGAATCCAGGACTTCTTTAATATCTTTGCCTATTTCGATATAGCCAACCAGTGTCCCGTTATGATATACAGGCGTCACCACACGCAATGAAAAAGAACCAAACGTACCCAGCTCAACATCGCTGGCTGTTTCTCCTGTTTGCTCGGCTTCAAGAAGGCTAAATCGATCTATTACATCCCCATTACGTTCAGGCTAATGAACACGCAGGATATTTACACGATCCGGCCCATGGAAATAAAAAAGGCTTATATTGTGAACTCTTTGAAGCCTTTCAAAATAGTCCTGGGAATTAAGGAGCAATTGTTCAGAATCATTTTCTGCCATCGCTTTTTGGAGTAAAGGATCTTTTGCTATCCATTCTAGTTCTCCCGCCAATGCAGTGGATTGCGCAGATAGAGAATAAACATACTCATCATGGGCAACAGAAAGGGAATTCTGGAGACGATCATCTGTCTGGTAATCATAATGCCAGACTAATGTTGCGAAAAATGCGGCAATAACTATTAGTGCCACAAGAGCCAGTGGAAACAAAAGAACCCGTGTGATAGGCTGAGAAGACGTCTCATCTTTGGACTCAGGGAACCTATTGCCAATTGGTTTTGATTCCGTCTTTATCTTCATTTTTGCTCCCTTCCAGAAGGTGTTTTCCTGAGTTATTCTATCGGGTTTTCGCCTGAAGCATTGAAACTCCTTAAGAATTTTGGAATTAATTCATTAGATCTGACAAATTTCTTTTTTAAAATATACTTATAGAGTATGAAGTAAGCACATATAAATTGTTTGGAAGGTGAATGCTTAATGATGGTCTATTGATACCGAAAAAAACAGAGATATTAATTTGGATTCCACTTCTGAACCAGGCCGATTAAAATTATTCAGGCAGACTAATCTGTAAAGTTAGATGAATTGAAGCCGGAAAGATTACACATTGTTATCTTGCTGCTACAGACGAGTTCTATCTTTGGACAAAAACGCATGTGACTTTCAAAGCAATAAAGCCAGTGTAAAAGAGAGTTGTACGGCAGACACAACCAGTGTGGAGAGCAGGATAAATATAGACACAGGTGTTGTGAATTCCTCATTTCCTTTCAGCATGAAAAATGTATGCGCCGTGAAAGCAAATATACCTGAAAGTGCCAGAAGTAACGAGAAGAATAAACCGTATTGGATATTTGCATAAACCAATACCAAGCCATAGAGCACGAATAAAAGAATTGGAAAATGCAAGAGCAAAAAACCATTGATTCCACCAGGAAGTTTGAAAAGGTTCCACTCTTTCCAATATGCCGAGTCTATTTCGTGACTAATCAGTAAAATAGCATTTGTGAGATAAAGCCAGAACAGGAGCTCAGCCATAATAGCAGATTTATTCCTTTATTTAATAAATTTGGCACCCTGACAGCAGCATTTATAATGGAATGAATCTATAAAAATAGATTCTCTAATTATTGAAATATATATTTCACCAAATTTTGATGTTTTGTTCAAAAGATTTATATCTGTTAGATCTCTTCTAGCAAGAGGTGTGGCGAAAGGTGATGGCTTAAAAATCTTAGCTTGATGGCCTGGATCTTAAACCGGTATTTAGACTTCACTAGGCATAGCTTTAGGCATGGCCATATTTGTAGAACACATAAAAATTTTGGTGAGCGGTAATGGGGTGCAGAGTTGTCAGTGTTGCCTATAAATCAGAAGGTTTTAGCGTAAAGGAATTCTGGAACAACCTTTCAAGTATGCAAGGAGAATCCAGGTACCAGACCGGAAAACTTGACTTCGAAATAGGAGTTGAAAAAACAAGCATAAAGCCCCATGAAGTTTTCAAAATCGATCTCAAAATGACAAATACGGGTGCTTTTCCGGTTAATCTATTGAAAATGTATGAGCACGTAAGCTACGAACTTATTTTCTGCTATCCGGATGGTTCAGAGATCCCATATGAGTGTGAAATCGTTCACAAAAGTTCGCTGAATGATAACGATCTTGTCGAACTACATCCCGGTGTTTCAATAATTGCAAGTATAGAATGTGACTGCTGGTACCTCAGGGAAGGCGAATACCAGCTGTACGCCGTGTACCATACAACAGATGAGAAAAACATCAAAACTCCATATTGGCATGGAAAAGTAAAATCAAATTCTGTCAAAATTGTAGTTCATTAACTGCACTCCGGTTTTCCTGCAATAGCAGATTATAAGCATTTGAAACAGACGAACAGCCTGGCCTGTGAAACATATATATGCAAACACCGTATAATCCACTCCAGAAACATAAGAGGCAGCAGGCATTACCATGACACTGATGGACGAGGCAAGAAAAGGAATAATCACTCCTACAATCAGAAAGGTGGCTGAGAATGAACACATCGATCCGGATACTGTAAGGAAGTATGTTGCAGAAGGCCTTGTAACAATTCCACAGAATATCAAGGGAAAATCTAGATCGATGGGTATCGGAAAATGCATGAGTGTCAAGATTAATGCCAATGTCGGAACATCAAGGGATTTTGTTGATGTAGACGATGAAATTGAGAAGGCAATAACTGCTGTCAAATACGGTGCTGACACAATAATGGATCTTTCCACAGGTGGCGATCTTGATAGTATCCGCAGGCGAATAATGGATGCTGTGGATGTGCCATTCGGAACCGTTCCCCTTTATCAGGCAGCCTCCTCCAAGGAAACCGTTGTGGACATGAGTTCTGACGACATGTTTGATGCAGTCCGAAAACATGCGGAAAGCGGTGTTGATTTTGTAACTATTCATGCAGGAGTGAATCAGAATGCACTCCAAAGGCTGCGAAAGGGAAATCGTATCATGGATGTTGTGAGCCGGGGTGGCTCCTTTACTATTGCGTGGATGCTCCACAACAATGAAGAAAACCCATTTTATGCAGAATTTGATTATCTTATTGAAATTGCAAAAGAGTATGATCTGACGCTCAGTCTGGGTGATGGAATGCGCCCGGGATGTGTACATGACGCGTCTGACAATGCGAAATTCATGGAATTCATCACATTGGGAGAATTAGTCAAACAGGCTCGTGAAGCAGGCGTCCAGACATTTGTTGAGGGGCCCGGTCACGTGACTGCCGATGAAGTCCAGCTCAGCGTAACAAGTATGAAGCAACTTTGCCACGGAGCACCTCTTTACCTGCTCGGCCCTCTTGTGACCGATATCGCTCCGGGATACGATCACATTACCGGTGCAATTGGAGGTACTATTGCAGGAATGTGCGGGGCTGATTTCCTTTGCATGACAACGCCTGCCGAACACCTTGCACTTCCAACCTGCGAAGATATCAAGGAGGGAGCTATTGTCACAAAGATAGCTGCTCATGCCGCAGACCTGACACGTGAAGGGCAGCGCGAACGTGCAAGGGCCACAGATATGGAAATGGCAATGGCACGGAAATCTCTTGACTGGGAAAAGCAGTTTGACATTGCCATCGATAAAGAGAAACCACGCAAAACACGTGAAAGCAGGAAAACAGGCAGTGACGCATGTTCAATGTGCGGAGAACTCTGTGCATTAAAAATAGTCCAGAAAGCACTGGAAGAAGATAAGCAATTGTGAGATTTGCAGCTTCTTATTAATTTTTTTGGCCAAACCCATATTTCATAGGGTAGTATTTAAGTATAGTTAATGCATTGTCTAACTTGACTAAAAATAGACGTGTTTGAACAAATCTCTGCAGATATGGCTGAAGCAATTTTCCACAAACACAGTAGTTGGAACAGGTGTTTTCTTAAATGAATATCGAAGAAAAAGCGTGGTCACAGATTTTTGGTGTTCCGTTCAGGCGCCAGACATACCTGAACATGCTTTACATTCTTTTCACTTTTCCATTGGGAACGGCATATTTTATATTCCTGATCTCCGGCCTCCTGATTGGCCTTAGCTTTTCGATAATACTACTTGGAATTCCGGTTTTGCTTCTTGTTTTCATCGCATGGTGGGAATTAGTTGCCTTTGAAAGGGAACTTGCAATACATCTTCTTGGAGTACAAATTCAACCACTTTCAGAAAAGGAAAGTGCAGATGGAGGATTCTGGAAAGAAATCAAAAACAAAATACTAAACCCGGTTGCATGGAAAGGACTGGCATTTCTTTTCATAAAGTTTCCGTTAGGAATCTTTTCACTTATCGTTTCCATAACATTAGGAGGAATTTCAGTTATCTTTTTCCTGACGCCTTTGTTTTACCAGTCATTTACTATGGGAATTATGGATCTTACAGTTTCAAGTTTGCCTGAAGCAACCTTTTTTTCCATTGTCGGAGTATTGCTCTTTGTTCTAACGTTGCACGTAATCAATACTATGGCGACAATATCAGGATATCTTGCAAGAGTGATGCTTGGAGGACATAAGAAGGGAATTAGCTATCAAACTGTGCCAGATTATCATAAAATTCAAGAATAAGACCTGTCAATTCATTTTTAGTATCAAGTTGGAAAGTTCTAATTTGCTTTCCAAGGGGTTTTTCTATTACCACGCCAACTTCAACAAGAGGGGCAATAACCCGTGCAACACTTGAATGAGAAAGACCTGTTTCTTCTGCGATTCCTGAAAGGTAGGTTGATTCATCCCGATGTTTAATAAGATTCTTGAGCACGGTCATCTGGGCAGTTTTCCCAAAAATCCTTTCAAGTGTATCCGCATCCATTGGATTTAATTATTGCATCATCGGTAATAAGGATTTCTAATTATAAACACAGTTTGTCTATATATCGATAAACAAGACGTAAAATCAGAAACCTATTAATAGACCAAAAATTAATATTATCCACCAATAAATCAGGGGTTTCACATGCAGCACAATGAATTAGACAGAAAAATCCTCAAGATTCTGGAACAAAGAGATGCTTCTTCAAAGGAGATTGCT
Above is a window of Methanohalophilus levihalophilus DNA encoding:
- a CDS encoding BlaI/MecI/CopY family transcriptional regulator — translated: MVKVDRINLSNEGLTKFFSPTEAQIMGVLWAHDELTTSEITTKTDISLSSVAGTLDRLVKAGFAQRHIDKNAHPVRYVYSASDSIEETANSITRRVLDSLVDTFGKVAVDNFHNYQKKE
- a CDS encoding ATP-binding protein codes for the protein MVKSRCIEGYIQVSVSDTGIGIEEEDLGIIFEPFRQVDASHARKYEGTGLGLALVKQHVEMHGGSILVESEVGKGSTFTFEIPVIAEGYSSCGAEE
- a CDS encoding DUF6713 family protein → MAELLFWLYLTNAILLISHEIDSAYWKEWNLFKLPGGINGFLLLHFPILLFVLYGLVLVYANIQYGLFFSLLLALSGIFAFTAHTFFMLKGNEEFTTPVSIFILLSTLVVSAVQLSFTLALLL
- the thiC gene encoding phosphomethylpyrimidine synthase ThiC, with the protein product MTLMDEARKGIITPTIRKVAENEHIDPDTVRKYVAEGLVTIPQNIKGKSRSMGIGKCMSVKINANVGTSRDFVDVDDEIEKAITAVKYGADTIMDLSTGGDLDSIRRRIMDAVDVPFGTVPLYQAASSKETVVDMSSDDMFDAVRKHAESGVDFVTIHAGVNQNALQRLRKGNRIMDVVSRGGSFTIAWMLHNNEENPFYAEFDYLIEIAKEYDLTLSLGDGMRPGCVHDASDNAKFMEFITLGELVKQAREAGVQTFVEGPGHVTADEVQLSVTSMKQLCHGAPLYLLGPLVTDIAPGYDHITGAIGGTIAGMCGADFLCMTTPAEHLALPTCEDIKEGAIVTKIAAHAADLTREGQRERARATDMEMAMARKSLDWEKQFDIAIDKEKPRKTRESRKTGSDACSMCGELCALKIVQKALEEDKQL
- a CDS encoding MarR family transcriptional regulator — encoded protein: MDADTLERIFGKTAQMTVLKNLIKHRDESTYLSGIAEETGLSHSSVARVIAPLVEVGVVIEKPLGKQIRTFQLDTKNELTGLILEFYDNLAQFDS
- a CDS encoding sensor domain-containing protein, producing the protein MNIEEKAWSQIFGVPFRRQTYLNMLYILFTFPLGTAYFIFLISGLLIGLSFSIILLGIPVLLLVFIAWWELVAFERELAIHLLGVQIQPLSEKESADGGFWKEIKNKILNPVAWKGLAFLFIKFPLGIFSLIVSITLGGISVIFFLTPLFYQSFTMGIMDLTVSSLPEATFFSIVGVLLFVLTLHVINTMATISGYLARVMLGGHKKGISYQTVPDYHKIQE
- a CDS encoding sensor histidine kinase; translated protein: MDRFSLLEAEQTGETASDVELGTFGSFSLRVVTPVYHNGTLVGYIEIGKDIKEVLDSSASRSRTEMMIFIHKNELYREHWESGMEMLGRDHNWDAYPDQVLTYSTIALPDEFLYDISNIHDFTVSQGSSHESKKLRNGERIWVVSGIPLTDSAGNEIGDLFILQDVTASEEAFSNHLKFVIVFLVLIFGILSTLYYIILKRTDNSILKSEWALYESDRKNRAILDALPVLAFECKRDGTFLDYQAHSGEATLVPEEEFLGKKICDVLPKDVAKQVMHAIDQAFQTGEAQNFQYQLSVNDDIRDYEARIIGSMDDDVLIIIVDITTYKLAEHALARARNISEELIRIKSEFLANMSHELRTPLNSIIGFSDVLLGDSEADLTERQTRYLSNISKSGKHLLSLINDILDISKVEAGNMDFNPEMISLSEVIFEVENSMKLMAQKKNIIIELDLKPNDVKICADRTKLRQIMYNLYW
- a CDS encoding M48 family metalloprotease; its protein translation is MGVIEEGVACYVACVNNSGYLPIILLLAVSTMLLLLAYLKTQTPLLRIFSFAGVQLSMIGIISLIILAMECSGMLALQIYLGYVAISTPVIILFPRMYYKILIRRFNAKPVSDIVSWPQEFANELAGGAKVYYFDSAVPKAFTSGKAIFVSLGMLELFSEDEIKAVLAHEIWHFRNRAKTPVLRQLSAMTFTRYKSEPELEVLADEFAQKVVSKDALESARKQVEN